The proteins below are encoded in one region of Ostrea edulis chromosome 3, xbOstEdul1.1, whole genome shotgun sequence:
- the LOC130046551 gene encoding uncharacterized protein LOC130046551, giving the protein MNGHSETNPAKTEHDHMPTTSEQEEKPNIVQRMANKTTCFFETGFERIGILISTHPWKTILVSTIIAGLFSISNVVSFTETNRRQQCDLGNIRCRSGDPQEIRRKYLSLNNKIFLPDLG; this is encoded by the exons ATGAATGGACATTCAGAAACGAATCCTGCAAAGACTGAACATGATCATATGCCAACAACCTCTGAACAAGAGGAGAAACCAAACATTGTACAGAGAATGGCCAATAAAACCACCTGCTTCTTTGAAACAGGATTTGAAAG GATTGGCATTTTGATAAGTACACACCCATGGAAAACAATACTGGTATCAACAATCATCGCAGGCCTTTTCAGCATTAGTAATGTCGTCAGTTTCACAGAAACAAACAGACGACAACAGTGTGATCTGGGTAACATCAGATGCAGAAGTGGTGACCCACAAGAAATACGTAGAAAGTATCTATCCCTCAACAACAAGATTTTTCTACCTGATTTGGGTTAA